GTTGGGTAGGCCACTGTTGACCAAAGCAGGTACAAATGCCGTTGCACCGGGAAGACAATCAACCTCTATGTTTTTCTCCACACAAGCCCTAGTCAACAAAAAACCAGGGTCTGATATAGCTGGAGTTCCTGCATCGGAGATTAAGGCAATGGTTTCACCCGCTTGCAAACGTCTTACCAATGCATCTACGGTTTTATGCTCATTGTGCATATGGTGACTCTGCATTTGAGTAGTGATTTCAAAATGTTGAAGTAGTTTTCCGCTGGTACGTGTGTCTTCCGCTAGAATACAATCTACTTCTTTTAGAACACGAATGGCTCGTAAGGTCATGTCCTCTAGGTTGCCAATAGGCGTTGGTACCAAATATAATTTTCCCATAAAATTTAAGGTCGTAGCTCCTTATCCACAAAATAAGCGATCAAGGTTGCTATAAGTGCAACAAA
This genomic interval from Zobellia roscoffensis contains the following:
- the rsmI gene encoding 16S rRNA (cytidine(1402)-2'-O)-methyltransferase; translated protein: MGKLYLVPTPIGNLEDMTLRAIRVLKEVDCILAEDTRTSGKLLQHFEITTQMQSHHMHNEHKTVDALVRRLQAGETIALISDAGTPAISDPGFLLTRACVEKNIEVDCLPGATAFVPALVNSGLPNDKFVFEGFLPPKKGRQTRLKLLAEETRTIIFYESPYKLIKTLGQFAEYFGADRQVSVSRELTKLYEETIRGTAEELVLHFTEKPPKGEIVIIVAGKK